In Arthrobacter citreus, a single genomic region encodes these proteins:
- the rpmG gene encoding 50S ribosomal protein L33, giving the protein MRVNITLACTECGDRNYITTKNKRNNPDRLELKKYCPRLKKVTVHRETK; this is encoded by the coding sequence ATGCGCGTAAATATTACTTTAGCATGTACAGAATGCGGAGATCGTAACTACATCACTACTAAAAATAAACGTAATAACCCAGACCGTCTTGAGCTTAAAAAATATTGCCCAAGACTTAAAAAAGTTACAGTTCATCGCGAAACAAAATAA
- a CDS encoding penicillin-binding protein 2, whose protein sequence is MKAMVEKRGEKMNKPKKYKITLPTRLNTLFFLVFVLFSFLILRLGVVQIVKGEDYKSELERTENMTVDQAVPRGKILDRNGKVVVDNKPLRTITYTRKKGTTSGELLQMATKLKTFIKMPTNKITERDRKDFWLLKNPEDAKTLVSKQEDKDLKAQNKDDDAAYNKAYYNLQLDKITEADMNSFSPNDLQILAIYKQMSVGYALTPQTIKSEGVTEKEYATVSEHLDELPGVDVTTNWERKYVYGDTFRTILGNITSEKEGLPAQNVDYYLARGYDRNDRVGKSYIEKQYEDVLRGTKGKAQNVIDSNGNVVDTKVITEGEPGSDLVLSIDMELQGKVDEIVKNRLLQAKATSNGKYLDRAFVTMINPNTGEILAMSGKQIVKDKKTGRNKVIDYATGNLTSSYEMGSTVKGATLLTGFQTGAIVPGQRQFDTPIKIAGTPIKSSYSNMGWINDLDALKRSSNVYMFRTAMAIGHANYVPNKPLDIDVKAFDTFRNSFSQFGLGVKTGIDLPNEAIGFKGVDKNPGFLLDMAIGQYDTYTPLQLAQYISTIANGGYRIQPHVAKELRQPSIGEDTGVIRSEVKTKVLNRIDMKDSYINRVKQGFIKVYNEQGGTARPYFLGVDYKIAGKTGTAQSFYDGPDRKNYKEAPRTYNETLTGYAPYDNPEIAFSVVVPWLQTDQAPVNKYIGRDIMDEYFKLKKERQSVYNDEPKDTTENQSTQNSQDDQNKNQ, encoded by the coding sequence ATGAAAGCAATGGTAGAAAAAAGAGGAGAAAAGATGAATAAACCTAAGAAATATAAAATTACATTACCCACACGACTGAATACTCTATTTTTCCTTGTATTTGTACTATTTTCCTTTTTAATTCTAAGATTAGGTGTTGTACAAATTGTAAAAGGTGAAGACTATAAATCAGAATTAGAGCGAACAGAAAATATGACCGTCGATCAAGCTGTACCAAGGGGGAAAATTCTAGATCGTAATGGTAAGGTTGTAGTAGATAATAAGCCTTTACGTACAATCACGTATACAAGGAAAAAAGGTACGACGTCTGGTGAACTATTACAAATGGCTACTAAGTTAAAAACTTTTATTAAGATGCCAACTAATAAAATAACTGAAAGAGATCGAAAGGATTTTTGGTTACTAAAAAATCCTGAAGACGCAAAAACACTAGTATCAAAACAAGAAGATAAAGATCTAAAGGCTCAAAATAAAGATGATGATGCTGCATATAACAAAGCTTACTATAATTTACAACTTGATAAAATTACAGAAGCTGACATGAATTCGTTTAGTCCAAATGACTTGCAAATCCTTGCAATTTACAAGCAAATGAGCGTAGGTTATGCATTAACTCCACAAACAATTAAAAGTGAGGGAGTTACTGAAAAAGAATATGCAACTGTTAGTGAACATTTGGACGAGCTTCCTGGTGTAGATGTAACAACAAATTGGGAAAGAAAATACGTTTACGGTGATACGTTCCGCACAATTTTAGGTAATATTACTTCTGAAAAAGAGGGTTTACCTGCTCAGAATGTAGATTATTATTTAGCGCGTGGCTATGATCGTAATGATCGTGTCGGAAAAAGTTATATCGAAAAGCAGTATGAAGATGTTTTACGAGGTACAAAAGGTAAAGCTCAAAATGTTATTGATTCAAATGGAAATGTTGTTGATACGAAGGTGATTACTGAAGGGGAACCTGGTAGTGATTTAGTACTATCAATTGATATGGAGCTTCAAGGTAAGGTTGATGAAATTGTAAAAAATAGGCTTTTACAAGCAAAAGCAACTTCAAATGGTAAATATTTGGACCGAGCATTCGTTACAATGATTAATCCGAATACGGGTGAAATTCTAGCTATGTCAGGTAAACAAATTGTTAAAGATAAAAAGACAGGAAGAAATAAAGTTATTGACTATGCAACAGGCAATCTTACTTCATCTTACGAGATGGGTTCGACAGTAAAAGGTGCAACGCTTTTAACAGGTTTTCAAACAGGAGCGATTGTTCCTGGACAAAGACAATTCGATACACCGATTAAAATTGCAGGCACACCTATCAAATCATCTTATAGTAATATGGGATGGATTAATGATTTAGATGCGTTAAAAAGATCTTCAAACGTTTATATGTTCCGAACAGCAATGGCAATTGGTCATGCAAATTATGTTCCAAATAAACCTTTGGATATCGATGTAAAAGCGTTTGATACATTCCGTAATAGCTTCAGTCAGTTTGGACTTGGTGTTAAAACTGGAATTGATTTACCAAATGAAGCAATTGGATTTAAAGGTGTCGACAAAAACCCAGGTTTCCTTCTAGATATGGCGATTGGACAGTATGATACTTATACACCACTTCAATTAGCTCAGTATATATCGACAATCGCAAATGGAGGTTATAGAATTCAACCGCATGTTGCAAAAGAATTAAGACAACCTTCTATTGGTGAAGATACTGGAGTAATTAGATCAGAAGTAAAAACAAAAGTTTTAAATCGAATTGATATGAAGGATTCATACATCAATCGAGTTAAACAAGGTTTTATCAAAGTATATAATGAACAAGGTGGTACTGCTCGTCCTTATTTCTTAGGCGTAGACTATAAAATAGCTGGTAAAACAGGTACTGCCCAGTCCTTCTATGATGGACCTGATCGTAAAAATTATAAAGAAGCACCAAGAACATATAATGAAACATTGACTGGCTATGCTCCATATGACAATCCTGAAATTGCATTTTCAGTTGTAGTTCCTTGGTTACAAACTGACCAAGCGCCTGTCAATAAATACATTGGCCGCGATATTATGGATGAGTACTTTAAATTAAAAAAAGAAAGACAATCAGTTTACAATGATGAACCAAAAGACACAACTGAAAATCAAAGTACTCAAAATAGTCAAGACGACCAAAATAAGAATCAATAA
- a CDS encoding MFS transporter: protein MSRWKFLLGDVDLNRDLVLLLSVGGLFTLATALSSTFVNVYLWKQSNDYLPIASYQFAIAFFQALTFVIAGRLAKTVDRVVILRIGISFLAIFYIVVLVFETKTLLATILIGAILGVGNGCYYLAFNLLTFEVTEPETRQFFNGFLGLVNSFSGMLGPFIAGAIISSMIGNKGYHFVFMAAVLLFVCAVVLSCFLIKRELDSEFNIKRVILERKLNENWRQVTYANFFQGNREGIFMFVISIYIFLSTGSEFALGKYGLITSLISFITYYIVTRIIKENFRMKAIFLGGFLLFSAVFVIAFKVNFSLLIIYGAIISLAYPIILVPYLSLTYDIIGKSYKAREYRVEYIVIREVYLNSGRMFSIAVFIVCTILFPAKQVIPLLMCLFGTGHFLVYFVMRKLEFNHA from the coding sequence ATGAGTAGGTGGAAATTTTTATTAGGTGATGTCGATCTAAACAGAGACTTAGTTTTGTTATTAAGTGTCGGTGGATTATTTACTTTGGCAACAGCTTTATCTAGTACATTTGTAAATGTTTATCTATGGAAGCAGTCAAATGATTATTTACCGATAGCTTCGTATCAATTTGCGATTGCATTTTTTCAAGCTCTGACTTTCGTGATTGCGGGTAGATTAGCTAAAACAGTTGATCGTGTTGTGATTCTTAGGATCGGTATTTCTTTTTTAGCGATCTTCTATATTGTTGTTTTAGTGTTTGAAACAAAGACATTGCTAGCAACGATATTAATCGGAGCTATTTTAGGAGTTGGAAATGGTTGTTATTATTTGGCGTTTAATTTATTAACATTTGAAGTGACTGAGCCTGAGACTAGGCAATTTTTTAACGGTTTTTTAGGGCTTGTTAATTCATTTTCTGGAATGCTTGGGCCGTTTATTGCTGGAGCAATCATTTCTTCCATGATTGGAAATAAAGGTTATCACTTTGTATTTATGGCTGCAGTTTTATTATTTGTTTGTGCGGTTGTCTTAAGTTGTTTTTTAATTAAAAGAGAACTTGATAGTGAGTTCAACATTAAACGAGTCATCTTGGAAAGAAAGTTAAATGAGAATTGGCGACAAGTTACTTATGCCAATTTCTTTCAAGGCAATCGTGAAGGGATCTTTATGTTTGTCATTTCAATCTATATTTTCTTATCAACTGGAAGTGAGTTTGCTTTAGGGAAGTATGGATTAATAACATCATTAATCAGCTTTATTACTTATTACATTGTGACTCGAATCATAAAAGAAAATTTTAGAATGAAAGCAATATTTCTTGGAGGATTTTTATTATTTAGTGCGGTTTTCGTAATTGCTTTTAAAGTTAATTTTTCATTATTGATTATTTATGGTGCAATTATTTCTTTGGCGTATCCAATCATTTTAGTACCTTACTTATCTTTAACATATGATATAATAGGAAAATCGTATAAGGCCAGGGAATATCGAGTGGAATATATAGTGATACGTGAAGTTTATTTGAATAGTGGTAGAATGTTTTCAATTGCAGTATTCATTGTTTGTACTATATTGTTTCCAGCGAAACAAGTTATTCCATTGTTAATGTGTTTATTTGGTACAGGACACTTTTTGGTCTATTTCGTAATGAGGAAATTAGAATTTAACCATGCTTAA
- a CDS encoding NDP-sugar synthase, protein MKVVILAGGYGQRLLPITNNIPKPLLPIANRAAIEHLLLHLTRLGFNEFIIQLHYMSQAIIETINAMKLKNVSIDYIIEEKSLGSAGCLRLSKHFLNEPFLLVNGDILFDGEIREALKNHLENKSKFSMFVKQVENCGSYGNVKVKNGQIIDFIEKPNEGSEISKLVNTGIYIMSPELLFQIPENRYFDISNDLIPLMLKNNIRLNAYHLEGYWIDYGTPRRFAKLNVDWIEEKLNLPIPAVQILPRIFLGEHVTINNNVKIVSPVIIGNDVTIEENCVIGPYVSISSNIRIDQGSVLQHQAVFQKYTLNYENKFVHNSIKKKSKEMQ, encoded by the coding sequence ATGAAGGTTGTTATTTTAGCTGGAGGATACGGTCAAAGGCTTTTACCAATTACTAACAACATTCCTAAACCACTATTACCAATCGCAAATAGAGCGGCAATTGAGCATTTATTATTACATCTAACAAGATTGGGGTTTAATGAGTTTATTATTCAGCTTCATTATATGTCCCAAGCTATAATTGAAACAATTAACGCGATGAAATTAAAAAATGTTTCAATTGATTATATTATAGAAGAAAAAAGCTTAGGCTCAGCTGGTTGTTTACGATTATCTAAGCATTTTCTCAATGAACCCTTTCTATTAGTGAATGGTGATATTTTATTTGATGGAGAAATTAGAGAGGCATTAAAGAATCATTTAGAAAATAAAAGTAAATTTTCTATGTTTGTAAAACAAGTTGAAAATTGTGGGTCTTATGGAAATGTAAAAGTGAAAAATGGACAAATAATCGATTTTATTGAGAAGCCTAATGAGGGTAGTGAAATTAGTAAACTAGTAAATACCGGAATTTATATTATGAGTCCGGAATTATTATTTCAAATTCCAGAAAATCGATATTTTGACATTAGTAACGACCTAATTCCTTTAATGTTAAAAAATAATATTAGATTGAATGCATATCATTTAGAAGGCTACTGGATTGATTATGGAACTCCTAGACGTTTTGCAAAGCTAAATGTAGATTGGATTGAAGAAAAATTAAACTTGCCTATTCCGGCCGTTCAAATATTACCACGAATTTTTTTAGGTGAGCATGTAACGATTAATAATAATGTAAAGATTGTTTCTCCAGTAATTATTGGCAATGATGTTACGATCGAAGAAAACTGTGTAATTGGTCCATACGTATCAATCAGCTCAAATATTAGAATCGATCAGGGGAGCGTTTTACAGCATCAAGCAGTCTTTCAAAAATATACTCTGAATTATGAAAATAAATTTGTACATAATTCAATAAAAAAAAAATCAAAAGAAATGCAATGA
- a CDS encoding phosphate ABC transporter ATP-binding protein produces the protein MTVTLDRENNIKSEDIEDTNTNTKKSIVYDTQNLNLWYGQDKALKNINLSIYENEVTAIIGPSGCGKSTYLKTLNRMVELVPTVRTEGKILYRQQDIFDKNYPVQELRTHVGMVFQKPNVFPKSIWENVAYGPKIHGIKDKASLNEIVEKSLKGAAIWDEVKDRLHENAHGLSGGQQQRLCIARCLAIEPDVILMDEPTSALDPISTLKVEELINDLKKDFSIIIVTHNMQQAARVSDKTAFFLSGEVVEFSNTNKLFSTPKDKRTEDYITGRFG, from the coding sequence ATGACAGTTACATTAGATAGAGAAAATAATATTAAAAGTGAAGATATTGAAGATACAAATACAAACACAAAAAAATCAATTGTTTATGATACTCAAAATTTAAATTTATGGTATGGACAAGATAAAGCGCTAAAAAACATCAATTTAAGCATATATGAAAATGAAGTAACAGCAATTATTGGTCCAAGTGGTTGCGGTAAATCGACCTATTTAAAAACTTTAAATCGTATGGTTGAGCTAGTGCCTACAGTTAGAACAGAAGGTAAAATTCTTTACCGTCAACAAGATATTTTCGATAAAAACTATCCTGTACAAGAATTAAGAACTCATGTAGGAATGGTATTCCAAAAACCAAATGTATTTCCTAAGTCAATTTGGGAAAATGTTGCTTACGGACCAAAAATTCATGGTATTAAAGATAAAGCCTCATTAAATGAAATTGTTGAAAAAAGTTTAAAAGGTGCTGCGATTTGGGATGAGGTTAAGGATCGTTTACATGAGAACGCACATGGCTTGTCAGGGGGACAACAACAACGTTTATGTATTGCACGCTGCCTTGCAATCGAACCTGATGTTATTTTAATGGATGAGCCTACTTCGGCATTAGATCCTATTTCAACTTTAAAAGTTGAAGAATTAATCAATGATTTGAAAAAGGATTTTAGTATTATTATCGTGACTCATAATATGCAACAAGCAGCACGTGTTTCTGATAAAACTGCTTTCTTCTTAAGCGGTGAGGTAGTTGAGTTCTCAAATACAAATAAACTATTCTCGACTCCTAAGGATAAACGCACAGAAGACTATATTACTGGACGATTCGGTTAA
- the phoU gene encoding phosphate signaling complex protein PhoU: protein MRNQFETELKSLQEMIIELAEKTKKAVVKSMDAFRTENIELALEVIDEDDRIDKLEKEVNELILVIITRQQPVAVDLRRNLTAIKIAHDLERVADYAVNIAKSTIRIRSRQETLPIENIEKMHELGLDMLTKASEAYRTEDLQAAKEIGEIDDLVDELYGTTVRNLMSSIVESPEHVANILQMAFICRYLERIADYATNIAENIYYLVKGKHYLLNQ, encoded by the coding sequence ATGAGAAATCAATTTGAAACAGAGTTAAAATCATTACAAGAAATGATCATCGAGCTAGCTGAGAAAACAAAAAAAGCTGTAGTTAAGAGTATGGATGCATTTCGAACTGAAAATATTGAATTAGCTTTAGAAGTCATTGATGAAGATGATCGAATCGATAAATTAGAAAAAGAAGTTAATGAATTAATTTTAGTCATAATAACAAGACAACAGCCAGTTGCAGTGGATTTAAGAAGAAACTTAACGGCAATTAAGATTGCTCATGACCTTGAACGAGTTGCAGATTATGCTGTAAATATCGCAAAGTCGACAATTCGTATTCGTAGCCGTCAAGAAACCTTACCTATAGAAAATATCGAAAAGATGCATGAACTTGGTTTAGATATGTTAACAAAAGCTTCAGAAGCATACCGAACTGAAGATTTACAAGCTGCAAAAGAGATTGGTGAAATTGATGATCTAGTTGATGAGTTATATGGAACGACTGTACGAAATTTAATGTCGAGTATTGTTGAGTCGCCTGAGCATGTTGCAAATATTTTGCAAATGGCATTCATTTGTAGATATCTTGAAAGAATTGCAGATTATGCAACTAATATTGCAGAGAACATTTACTATTTAGTAAAAGGTAAGCATTATTTATTAAATCAGTAA